The following are encoded in a window of Haloarcula halophila genomic DNA:
- a CDS encoding DUF3209 family protein, which translates to MSCYELEALRLGLLNVLGTDDQSAREHAKNELEGHLDGPIEALANAESLSAVERHLDAALVDLESEIASTDPDDPEYDYLRGRLVAVRDAERAVHRLTAQGESVLDGLGEAHDVLHETFPVEE; encoded by the coding sequence ATGAGCTGCTACGAACTCGAAGCCCTACGACTCGGACTGTTGAACGTGCTCGGCACGGACGACCAGAGCGCACGAGAACACGCGAAAAACGAACTGGAGGGCCACCTCGACGGCCCCATCGAGGCCCTCGCGAACGCGGAGTCGCTGTCGGCCGTCGAACGCCATCTGGACGCGGCGCTGGTCGATCTCGAATCGGAGATCGCGTCGACCGATCCGGACGACCCGGAGTACGACTACCTCCGGGGCCGTCTGGTGGCGGTCCGCGACGCCGAGCGGGCCGTCCACCGACTGACCGCACAGGGCGAGAGCGTCCTCGACGGTCTCGGGGAGGCACACGACGTCCTCCACGAGACGTTCCCCGTCGAAGAGTAA
- a CDS encoding (2Fe-2S) ferredoxin domain-containing protein has translation MRERTAAINENGFTDHVLVCTNARDGEHAACGAAHGDEVYEAVQSWLRERGVFWSRVHVAETSCLGLCSAEGTAVAIHPRGRWYSDVVPGDVPALLEAEFGADATHLGSRSDDSR, from the coding sequence ATGCGCGAGCGCACAGCGGCGATCAACGAGAACGGCTTCACGGACCACGTGCTGGTCTGTACGAACGCGAGAGACGGGGAACACGCCGCCTGTGGGGCGGCACACGGTGACGAAGTCTACGAGGCGGTCCAGTCGTGGCTCCGCGAGCGTGGGGTCTTCTGGTCGCGGGTCCACGTCGCCGAAACGAGCTGTCTCGGTCTCTGTAGCGCCGAGGGGACCGCGGTCGCGATCCACCCGCGGGGCCGGTGGTACTCCGACGTGGTCCCCGGAGACGTGCCGGCGCTACTGGAAGCGGAGTTCGGTGCCGACGCGACACACCTCGGGAGCAGGTCCGACGATAGTCGGTGA
- a CDS encoding CbtA family protein codes for MFFAYLRRGVKAGVVAGLVFGLLVALVANPLVAFADELAHGGDQAGEHGHEHAAETEGHAGGSHHDSAVSMAMTNSVSVVSGVLWGVLLGVVVFGVAYYFLEPLLPGTGATKSVLLAAAGFLTVSGGPWLVLPPQPPGVEQSLPTDTRLLLYGGMMAATALVSLSAFVAYDRLRATRSRARSAVVAVVPYSLLAVPVALVPTNGVANTVPAEVATGLTGLIVFGQVLLWLTLAGTHAWLSGRSDDQPVGDVGTELPDGPPAAD; via the coding sequence ATGTTCTTCGCGTATCTCCGTCGAGGCGTGAAAGCAGGCGTCGTCGCGGGACTGGTGTTTGGCCTTCTCGTGGCGCTGGTCGCGAACCCCCTCGTCGCCTTCGCGGACGAACTGGCTCACGGGGGTGACCAGGCCGGCGAACACGGGCACGAGCACGCAGCCGAAACCGAGGGCCACGCTGGGGGTAGCCACCACGACAGCGCCGTCTCGATGGCGATGACGAACTCCGTGAGCGTGGTGTCGGGCGTGCTCTGGGGCGTCCTCCTGGGCGTCGTCGTCTTCGGGGTCGCGTACTACTTCCTCGAACCGCTGCTTCCGGGCACCGGGGCCACGAAGAGCGTCCTCCTCGCTGCCGCGGGCTTTCTCACCGTCTCCGGCGGGCCGTGGCTCGTCCTGCCGCCACAGCCGCCCGGTGTCGAACAGTCACTGCCGACGGACACCCGGCTCCTGCTCTACGGCGGGATGATGGCCGCAACTGCGCTGGTCAGTCTGTCGGCGTTCGTCGCGTACGACCGACTCCGGGCGACACGGTCGCGAGCCCGTAGCGCCGTCGTCGCAGTGGTACCGTACTCTCTGCTCGCGGTCCCGGTCGCTCTCGTGCCGACAAACGGCGTCGCGAACACGGTGCCCGCCGAGGTCGCGACGGGACTGACCGGGCTGATCGTCTTCGGCCAGGTGTTGCTCTGGCTCACCCTCGCCGGGACCCACGCCTGGCTCAGTGGTCGATCCGACGACCAGCCGGTCGGGGATGTCGGGACGGAACTGCCCGACGGACCACCCGCCGCGGACTGA
- a CDS encoding CbtB domain-containing protein, which translates to MATANDSVHGRIAQARGELTPMQMALGGVLVVALGFALLFVQDPMVHDSLHNFRHAAGVTCH; encoded by the coding sequence ATGGCGACTGCCAACGACAGCGTTCACGGTCGAATCGCACAGGCTCGCGGGGAACTGACGCCGATGCAGATGGCGCTCGGGGGAGTACTCGTCGTCGCGCTCGGGTTCGCACTGCTTTTCGTCCAGGACCCGATGGTCCACGACTCGCTGCACAACTTCCGACACGCCGCGGGCGTCACCTGCCACTGA
- a CDS encoding VWA domain-containing protein: MVDYAGDKKASQDRGGSLSLAEIVGQAELKRALVAVGANDELNGLLVQGEKGTAKSTAVRALADLLPDQTVVADCPYGCPPDRPDQQCEDCRERADPPTTERSVPLVTLPLGATRERVVGTLSVADALDGQAEFDPGLLARANRGILYVDEVNLLDDHLVDVLLDAAASGVNRVERDGVSVTHPARFTLVGTMNPEEGELRPQLRDRFALQATVTACDDLDQRVRIVDQAIGRSDGWGSGDAAEDGEDDDAFEEQLRRARERLPDVELPAEFTREIAELCRDAGIDGHRGDIATARTAMTLAALDDRPRVIEPDVREAAELALPHRLRSRPFEETPDLDDLVDDRFDDSTGDGESESDDDGEEPADGEEATDGDADPGDDGESETPPPESDQSDGGENDERDSPSPEQGGDGESGDDEPATMDDEGETEDNDDGTPMVPGQSRADIGSGGAPDLSAPEAVEDGRANGGSRSETRPHADTDGARVRSRPAESDRHVDAAASVRAASARGASTVESRDLRQSVRRGDTSALVVFVVDASASMRPAMRAAKGTVLELLKDAYQQRDEVAFVTFAGDGADVLLPPTDSVSLAARHLKEIPTGDRTPLPAGLRTAADVLDRADPDAGVVVVVTDGRANVAAGSPVAETREAARQLSETGPHVVVVDAGEGGRSGLTETVAAETDGDHVPLSALSAERIDAAVGTARESELSLGR, translated from the coding sequence ATGGTTGATTATGCTGGGGACAAAAAAGCTTCGCAGGACCGGGGTGGGTCGCTCTCGCTGGCGGAGATCGTCGGACAGGCCGAACTCAAGCGGGCGTTGGTGGCTGTCGGCGCGAACGACGAACTGAACGGGCTGCTCGTCCAGGGCGAGAAGGGGACGGCCAAATCCACGGCGGTGCGGGCGCTGGCCGACCTCCTTCCCGACCAGACCGTCGTCGCGGACTGTCCGTACGGCTGTCCCCCGGATAGGCCCGACCAACAGTGTGAGGACTGTCGCGAGCGGGCCGATCCGCCGACGACCGAGCGGTCGGTCCCGCTGGTGACGCTCCCGCTCGGTGCGACCCGCGAACGGGTCGTCGGCACCCTCTCGGTGGCCGACGCACTCGACGGCCAGGCCGAGTTCGACCCCGGACTGTTGGCCCGTGCGAACCGCGGGATTCTCTACGTCGACGAGGTGAACCTCCTCGACGACCACCTCGTCGACGTACTGCTGGATGCGGCGGCGAGCGGGGTCAACAGGGTCGAGCGCGACGGCGTCAGCGTCACCCACCCGGCCCGGTTCACTCTCGTCGGGACGATGAACCCCGAGGAGGGAGAGCTCAGGCCACAGCTTCGGGACCGGTTCGCGCTCCAGGCGACGGTCACCGCCTGTGACGACCTCGACCAGCGGGTCCGCATCGTCGACCAGGCTATCGGCCGATCGGACGGCTGGGGTTCGGGAGACGCCGCGGAGGACGGCGAGGACGACGACGCGTTCGAGGAACAGTTACGACGCGCCCGCGAGCGCCTCCCCGACGTCGAGCTTCCGGCCGAGTTCACCAGAGAGATCGCCGAACTGTGTCGCGACGCCGGGATCGACGGACACCGGGGCGACATCGCGACGGCCCGGACGGCGATGACGCTCGCCGCGCTCGACGACCGCCCGAGGGTCATCGAACCGGACGTACGAGAGGCGGCGGAACTGGCGCTCCCCCATCGGCTCCGCTCCCGACCGTTCGAGGAGACGCCGGACTTGGACGATCTCGTTGACGACCGGTTCGACGATTCGACCGGCGACGGTGAGAGCGAGTCCGACGACGACGGCGAGGAGCCGGCCGACGGCGAGGAAGCGACGGACGGCGACGCCGATCCCGGGGACGACGGTGAGTCGGAGACGCCGCCGCCAGAGTCCGACCAGTCCGACGGCGGTGAGAACGACGAGCGCGACTCCCCGTCCCCGGAACAGGGTGGCGACGGCGAGTCCGGCGACGACGAACCAGCGACGATGGACGACGAGGGCGAGACGGAGGACAACGACGACGGGACACCCATGGTCCCGGGACAGTCCCGGGCCGACATCGGTTCCGGGGGCGCACCGGACCTCTCTGCGCCCGAAGCGGTCGAGGACGGCCGGGCGAACGGGGGGTCCCGGTCGGAGACGCGGCCACACGCCGACACCGACGGGGCCAGAGTCCGGAGTCGACCGGCGGAGTCGGACCGGCACGTCGACGCCGCGGCCTCGGTCCGGGCGGCGTCGGCCCGCGGCGCGTCGACGGTCGAATCACGGGACCTCCGACAGTCCGTCCGTCGGGGTGACACCTCGGCGCTGGTTGTGTTCGTCGTGGACGCCAGCGCGTCGATGCGGCCCGCGATGCGGGCGGCGAAGGGGACCGTCCTCGAACTGCTGAAAGACGCGTACCAGCAGCGCGACGAGGTGGCGTTCGTCACCTTCGCCGGCGACGGGGCGGACGTGTTGCTCCCGCCGACCGACAGCGTCAGCCTCGCCGCTCGCCACCTCAAGGAGATCCCGACCGGGGACCGGACACCGCTGCCCGCCGGCCTCCGGACCGCCGCGGACGTCCTCGACCGTGCCGATCCGGACGCCGGCGTCGTGGTGGTAGTCACCGACGGTCGCGCCAACGTCGCGGCGGGGAGTCCGGTCGCCGAGACCCGCGAAGCCGCGAGACAGTTGAGCGAGACTGGCCCACACGTCGTCGTCGTCGACGCGGGCGAGGGTGGCCGGTCCGGCCTGACCGAGACCGTCGCGGCGGAGACCGACGGCGACCACGTCCCGCTGTCGGCGCTGTCGGCCGAACGGATCGACGCGGCCGTCGGCACCGCTCGTGAAAGCGAGCTTTCGCTCGGTCGGTAG
- the cobN gene encoding cobaltochelatase subunit CobN, protein MPTIGLYTATENELGAVQRAAQRTDADLVVRSESDLDDRADVDAFLDELDDATAVICWLHGAEESMPGYDHAVGRLADAGVPLVVKSTGDAYALEDTSIAAEDRDRVYEYLEKGGTGNVANCVRFLVDEYGDESRAYDDPVSLPTEGVYHPDHPGASYEELRATFDPETPTVAIWFYESHWTHENTRYVDAQVRAVEAQGADALPIFCNPATDSDEQWDAERVTDEWLLEAGEPVVDAVLSSFMFSLSMDERGRAADDEGDGAADVFLDRLGVPVVQTVTTMRSRSRYESSDTGVMGFELALSVALPEFDGNVVTHPISGKERIDDEADIGTAPKQHFPMDDRVDHAARLAVNWARLRHTPNREKQVAVVLHNYPPSDDGIGTAFGLDSPESTVNLLEELRERGYDLGNRTPESGQALVERLTDQLTLDDRWVAPDDVRERSVDVVPTEQYGEWFQTLDERFQANVREEWGSVPDRPFAIPGVEFGNVLVTVQPPRGFGMDPSKVYHDSDLQPPHDYVAFYGWLRNTFEADAVVHLGTHGSLEWLPGKTVGLDGESAPDQLIDDVPNVYPYIINNPGEGTQAKRRSYAAIVDYLTPVMSNAGTYDELAELEELADQYREAGMEDARTDDGDHLEALLRETIAELDLAVELGISGEIDETVDVRGPEAAGTTLAEGSVSGDELSIDELVERVHEYLTDVKTTQIRLGLHTMGEPPESDRLVEYLVALTRLENPGGPSLRESVAGVLGVDYERMLDEPGAYDEDLGMTFSEAADEVYETSLDLVETLAGHGFDLPASEVDAGPDDELNMNLLVVDIDPIGDARAKSGAHDDLRKALSFICSEVAPRVRGATDEIPRTAEALAGEYVPPGGSGAPTRGGVDLLPTGRNFYTLDPRKVPAKSAWRVGREVADGIAQRHADEHGEYPEEIGVVAWGTPTVRTRGETIAQVLALMGVEPEWTDAGRVDDVTPIPLDELDRPRIDVTTRVSGLFRDAFPQAAGVIHDAVDAVVALDEPHEMNYVKKHVEEEADRLDEQGIEDPDAAAKHRVFTTRPGGYGAGTNKAVDEGNWDDRSDLADVYVQWGGYALGSRGGVTEAHDAFERRLGSVDATVKIEDTAEQDEFDSSDWYAFHGGFITAVSEIAGEEPASYVGDSSDPDNVSVYTNEEKVRKAMRARVLNPEWLDSMEDHDYKGAGDLSTTVDVVLGWDATTGVVSDTLWADLAGKYAFDEDRQEWLRDVNPWALESITDTLLEAIDRGLWDADEETADRLRDLNLRVDGDLEARAGSDRPEVTSDDD, encoded by the coding sequence ATGCCAACAATCGGCCTATACACAGCGACCGAAAACGAGCTCGGCGCCGTCCAGCGGGCGGCACAACGGACGGACGCCGACCTGGTCGTTCGCTCGGAGAGCGACCTCGACGACCGGGCGGACGTCGACGCCTTCCTCGACGAACTCGACGACGCGACGGCGGTGATCTGCTGGCTCCACGGTGCCGAGGAGAGCATGCCGGGCTACGACCACGCCGTCGGTCGGCTGGCCGACGCCGGCGTCCCGCTGGTCGTCAAATCGACCGGTGACGCCTACGCACTCGAAGACACGTCGATCGCCGCCGAGGATCGCGATCGGGTGTACGAGTACTTAGAGAAGGGCGGAACCGGCAACGTCGCCAACTGCGTCCGTTTTCTCGTCGACGAATACGGCGACGAGTCCCGCGCGTACGACGACCCCGTATCGCTCCCGACCGAGGGGGTCTACCACCCCGATCACCCGGGAGCGTCCTACGAGGAACTGCGGGCGACGTTCGATCCGGAGACGCCGACGGTGGCGATCTGGTTCTACGAGTCCCACTGGACACACGAGAACACACGGTACGTCGACGCGCAGGTCCGGGCCGTCGAGGCACAGGGTGCGGACGCGCTGCCGATCTTCTGTAACCCGGCGACCGACAGCGACGAGCAGTGGGACGCCGAGCGCGTGACCGACGAGTGGCTCCTCGAAGCGGGGGAGCCGGTCGTCGACGCCGTCCTCTCGTCGTTCATGTTCTCGCTCTCGATGGACGAGCGGGGGCGGGCAGCCGACGACGAGGGCGACGGCGCGGCCGACGTGTTCCTCGACCGCCTGGGCGTCCCCGTCGTCCAGACGGTGACGACGATGCGGTCCCGGTCCCGGTACGAGTCCAGTGACACCGGCGTCATGGGCTTCGAACTCGCGCTGTCGGTCGCGCTCCCGGAGTTCGACGGCAACGTCGTCACCCACCCGATCAGCGGCAAGGAACGGATCGACGACGAGGCCGACATCGGTACCGCCCCGAAACAGCACTTCCCGATGGACGACCGGGTCGACCACGCCGCCCGCCTCGCGGTCAACTGGGCGCGGCTCCGACACACCCCGAACCGGGAGAAACAGGTCGCGGTGGTCCTGCACAACTACCCGCCCAGCGACGACGGCATCGGCACCGCCTTCGGACTCGACAGCCCCGAGAGCACCGTCAACCTCCTCGAAGAGCTCCGCGAGCGGGGGTACGACCTCGGGAACCGCACACCGGAGAGCGGCCAGGCCCTCGTCGAACGACTGACCGACCAGTTGACCCTCGACGACCGCTGGGTCGCCCCCGACGACGTCCGCGAGCGCAGCGTCGACGTCGTCCCGACCGAGCAGTACGGCGAGTGGTTCCAGACCCTGGACGAGCGGTTCCAGGCGAACGTCCGCGAGGAGTGGGGCTCGGTACCCGACCGCCCGTTCGCCATCCCCGGCGTCGAGTTCGGGAACGTCCTCGTCACCGTCCAGCCACCCCGTGGGTTCGGGATGGACCCATCGAAGGTGTACCACGACTCGGACCTCCAGCCGCCCCACGACTACGTGGCCTTCTACGGCTGGCTCCGGAACACCTTCGAGGCCGACGCGGTCGTCCATCTGGGTACCCACGGGAGCCTGGAGTGGCTCCCCGGGAAGACGGTCGGACTCGACGGCGAGAGCGCCCCGGACCAACTGATCGACGACGTCCCGAACGTCTACCCCTACATCATCAACAACCCCGGCGAGGGGACACAGGCCAAGCGGCGCTCCTACGCCGCCATCGTCGACTACCTGACGCCCGTGATGTCCAACGCCGGGACCTACGACGAGTTGGCCGAGCTGGAGGAGCTGGCCGACCAGTACCGCGAGGCGGGCATGGAGGACGCACGGACCGACGACGGCGACCACCTCGAAGCGCTGCTGCGCGAGACGATCGCGGAGTTGGACCTCGCGGTGGAGTTGGGGATCAGCGGCGAGATCGACGAGACGGTCGACGTCCGTGGCCCGGAGGCCGCCGGCACCACGCTGGCCGAGGGTTCGGTGTCCGGCGACGAACTCTCGATCGACGAACTCGTCGAACGGGTCCACGAGTATCTCACCGACGTGAAGACGACCCAGATCAGGCTGGGGCTGCACACGATGGGCGAACCCCCCGAATCCGACCGCCTCGTCGAGTACCTCGTCGCGCTCACCCGGTTGGAGAACCCCGGCGGGCCGAGCCTCCGGGAGAGCGTCGCCGGCGTCCTCGGCGTCGACTACGAGCGGATGCTCGACGAACCGGGTGCCTACGACGAGGACCTGGGGATGACGTTCTCGGAGGCGGCCGACGAGGTCTACGAGACCAGCCTCGACCTCGTCGAGACGCTGGCCGGACACGGCTTCGACCTCCCGGCGTCCGAGGTGGACGCGGGGCCGGACGACGAACTGAACATGAACCTCCTCGTCGTGGACATCGACCCGATCGGGGACGCCCGCGCGAAGTCCGGTGCCCACGACGACCTCCGGAAGGCGCTGTCGTTCATCTGTTCGGAGGTCGCGCCACGTGTCCGTGGTGCGACCGACGAGATCCCGCGGACGGCCGAGGCGCTGGCCGGCGAGTACGTCCCGCCCGGCGGCAGCGGCGCACCCACCCGCGGCGGGGTCGATCTGCTCCCGACGGGGCGGAACTTCTACACGCTCGATCCGCGGAAGGTCCCGGCCAAGAGCGCCTGGCGCGTCGGCCGGGAGGTCGCCGACGGGATCGCCCAACGGCACGCCGACGAGCACGGCGAGTATCCCGAGGAGATCGGCGTCGTCGCCTGGGGGACCCCCACGGTTCGGACCCGCGGCGAGACGATCGCGCAGGTGCTCGCACTGATGGGCGTCGAACCCGAGTGGACCGACGCCGGCCGTGTCGACGACGTGACGCCGATCCCCCTCGACGAACTGGATCGGCCCCGGATCGACGTCACCACGCGGGTGTCGGGGCTCTTTCGCGACGCCTTCCCGCAGGCAGCGGGCGTGATCCACGACGCCGTCGACGCTGTCGTCGCCCTCGACGAACCCCACGAGATGAACTACGTGAAAAAGCACGTCGAGGAAGAGGCCGACCGGCTCGACGAGCAGGGGATCGAGGACCCCGACGCCGCGGCGAAACACCGCGTGTTCACGACCCGGCCGGGCGGCTACGGCGCCGGCACGAACAAGGCTGTCGACGAGGGCAACTGGGACGACCGCTCGGACCTCGCGGACGTCTACGTCCAGTGGGGCGGCTACGCGCTCGGGAGTCGCGGCGGCGTGACCGAGGCCCACGACGCCTTCGAGCGGCGGCTGGGCAGCGTCGACGCCACCGTCAAGATCGAAGACACCGCCGAACAGGACGAGTTCGACAGCTCCGACTGGTACGCCTTCCACGGCGGCTTCATCACCGCCGTCTCCGAGATCGCGGGCGAGGAACCGGCCTCCTACGTCGGCGACTCCAGCGACCCCGACAACGTCTCGGTCTACACCAACGAGGAGAAAGTCCGGAAGGCGATGCGGGCCCGCGTGCTCAACCCCGAGTGGCTCGACAGCATGGAGGACCACGACTACAAGGGGGCCGGCGACCTCTCGACGACGGTCGACGTGGTGCTGGGCTGGGACGCGACCACCGGCGTCGTCAGCGATACCCTCTGGGCGGATCTCGCCGGGAAGTACGCCTTCGACGAGGACCGCCAGGAGTGGCTGCGGGACGTGAACCCGTGGGCCTTAGAGAGCATCACCGACACGCTGCTGGAGGCCATCGACCGCGGTCTTTGGGACGCCGACGAGGAGACCGCCGACCGGCTCCGGGACCTCAACCTCCGGGTCGACGGCGACCTCGAAGCCCGTGCCGGGAGCGACCGGCCGGAGGTGACGAGCGATGACGACTGA
- a CDS encoding precorrin-8X methylmutase: protein MTTEEREAETDEFEAYADLGATTENAMDIAETSMDRVRELVPDETLADRIRQKSVHATGDPEFQHLVRFTGATDEEPVVAGARAVLDERPIVTDITMVKSGITGRGHDCPVRKAIGNGADLAAETGMTRTAASVLELDREGVYDGAIATVGNAPTAALALADCIDDGTRPAVVVATPVGFVKAAESRDRLRAVAEAHGVPAITTVGRRGGSGLAAGLTNELVHVASDARNDEVTLP from the coding sequence ATGACGACTGAGGAGCGAGAGGCGGAGACCGACGAGTTCGAGGCCTACGCCGACCTCGGTGCGACGACCGAGAACGCGATGGACATCGCCGAGACGAGCATGGATCGGGTGCGGGAGTTGGTCCCGGACGAGACGCTGGCGGACCGGATTCGCCAGAAGAGCGTCCACGCGACCGGTGACCCGGAGTTCCAGCACCTCGTGCGGTTCACCGGCGCGACCGACGAGGAACCGGTGGTCGCCGGCGCGCGCGCCGTGCTCGACGAGCGCCCCATCGTCACCGACATCACGATGGTGAAGTCGGGGATCACCGGCCGGGGCCACGACTGTCCCGTCCGGAAGGCCATCGGCAACGGTGCCGACCTCGCGGCGGAGACGGGGATGACCCGGACGGCGGCGTCGGTCCTCGAACTCGACCGGGAGGGCGTCTACGACGGTGCCATCGCCACCGTCGGGAACGCGCCGACCGCGGCGCTCGCGCTGGCGGACTGCATCGATGACGGGACCCGGCCCGCCGTCGTCGTCGCCACGCCGGTGGGTTTCGTCAAGGCCGCCGAGAGCCGTGACCGCCTCCGGGCGGTCGCCGAGGCACACGGCGTCCCGGCGATCACGACCGTCGGCCGCCGCGGCGGGAGCGGGCTGGCGGCCGGCCTGACGAACGAACTCGTCCACGTGGCAAGCGACGCTCGAAACGACGAGGTCACGCTGCCGTGA
- a CDS encoding cobalt-precorrin-7 (C(5))-methyltransferase: MSDDYDLDSGPDPADLAAAASESASDRSEAPVDAVGIGPGNPEYLTPRGERAIHEAEVVVGFETVVDYVRERTEADCLTCGYRDEGETLATFADRVADGATGTAVLMGDPNHSGYQFVGKVQAAVDRPVRIVPGISSLQVAASRARTPMEATTFVTLHKSGEITPDLDRLREAVGERHLLVLPRPYDWMPEDIAADVLDAGASPSLEALVFERLTHDDEAVTTTTLGELGARTADSDASTSPFSDLSVLAVRAD; encoded by the coding sequence GTGAGCGACGACTACGACCTGGACTCCGGCCCGGACCCCGCCGATCTGGCGGCGGCGGCTTCGGAATCGGCGTCCGATCGGTCCGAAGCGCCAGTGGACGCGGTCGGGATCGGCCCGGGTAACCCGGAGTACCTGACCCCGCGCGGCGAGCGGGCGATCCACGAGGCCGAGGTCGTCGTCGGGTTCGAGACCGTCGTCGACTACGTCCGCGAGCGGACCGAGGCCGACTGTCTCACCTGCGGGTACCGCGACGAGGGCGAGACACTGGCGACCTTCGCCGACCGCGTGGCCGACGGGGCGACCGGAACGGCCGTGTTGATGGGCGACCCGAACCACTCGGGGTATCAGTTCGTCGGGAAGGTCCAGGCCGCCGTCGACCGGCCGGTCCGGATCGTCCCGGGAATCTCCTCGCTACAGGTGGCTGCAAGTCGGGCGCGGACCCCGATGGAGGCGACGACCTTCGTCACCCTGCACAAGAGCGGGGAGATCACGCCGGATCTCGACCGGCTCAGAGAGGCGGTCGGCGAGCGACACCTGCTCGTGCTCCCGCGCCCCTACGACTGGATGCCCGAGGACATCGCCGCCGACGTGCTCGATGCAGGAGCGTCGCCGTCGCTGGAGGCGCTCGTCTTCGAGCGGCTCACACACGACGACGAAGCGGTGACGACGACGACACTCGGCGAACTCGGGGCACGCACCGCGGACTCGGACGCGTCCACCTCACCGTTCTCCGATCTCTCCGTACTGGCCGTCCGGGCCGACTGA
- a CDS encoding CbiX/SirB N-terminal domain-containing protein, with protein MTTESILLISRATRNAHEVLETHADRLARRTGVDDVDVATYDSEPIRELTPQFERLTAETVYAVPMCAAHGHDTTTGIPAALSALPGEVHYCEPLGRSPAVTEVIEDRGTQLVPAADDVSLVLVGFGSSSKPYHRQTTDYHATRLREHSGYGEVLTCYLLQNPTVECVRYNTTTDRAIAVPLFLTRTEATEQEIPAKLELDRGGIEYADPLGAHPRITDAVHAEVEKQRALADGDRSAERSFEAQLTRTQRRVATDGDGGER; from the coding sequence ATGACAACCGAATCCATCCTGCTCATCAGCCGTGCCACGAGAAACGCCCACGAAGTGCTCGAGACACACGCCGACCGCCTCGCCCGGCGGACCGGCGTCGACGACGTCGACGTCGCGACCTACGATTCCGAGCCGATCCGCGAACTCACGCCCCAGTTCGAGCGGCTCACTGCCGAGACGGTGTACGCCGTCCCGATGTGTGCCGCCCACGGCCACGACACGACGACCGGTATCCCCGCCGCACTGTCGGCGCTGCCCGGCGAAGTCCACTACTGTGAACCCCTGGGCCGGAGTCCAGCAGTCACCGAGGTGATCGAAGACCGCGGCACACAGCTGGTCCCGGCCGCGGACGACGTCTCGCTCGTTCTCGTCGGCTTCGGCAGTAGCTCGAAACCGTACCATCGACAGACGACCGACTACCACGCCACACGGCTGCGCGAACACTCGGGCTACGGCGAAGTCCTGACCTGCTATCTCCTCCAGAACCCGACGGTCGAGTGTGTCCGGTACAACACCACGACCGACCGGGCGATCGCCGTTCCACTGTTCCTGACGCGGACCGAGGCCACCGAACAGGAGATCCCCGCCAAACTCGAACTCGACCGGGGTGGTATCGAGTACGCCGATCCGCTGGGGGCACACCCCCGGATCACCGACGCCGTCCACGCGGAGGTCGAGAAACAGCGCGCGCTCGCTGACGGGGATCGCTCAGCCGAGCGCTCCTTCGAGGCACAGCTAACCCGGACACAGCGGCGAGTCGCCACCGACGGCGACGGCGGCGAGCGGTAG
- the hisI gene encoding phosphoribosyl-AMP cyclohydrolase — MTAVDLAFDEQEYLPAVAQDAETGEVLMLAYVTEEALERTRETGYAHYYSRSRDELWKKGGTSGHTQEIEAVRVDCDGDALLYVVDQAGGACHTGYESCFYRTVDGEEVGEQVFDPDTVY; from the coding sequence ATGACAGCCGTCGACCTCGCGTTCGACGAACAGGAGTATCTCCCGGCGGTCGCCCAGGACGCCGAGACCGGCGAGGTCCTCATGCTCGCGTACGTCACCGAGGAAGCGCTCGAACGGACCCGCGAGACGGGCTACGCCCACTACTACTCGCGCAGCCGCGACGAACTCTGGAAGAAAGGCGGGACGAGCGGCCACACCCAGGAGATCGAGGCGGTCCGCGTCGATTGTGACGGCGACGCCCTGCTGTACGTCGTCGACCAGGCGGGCGGGGCCTGCCACACGGGCTACGAGTCCTGTTTCTACCGGACCGTCGACGGCGAGGAAGTCGGTGAACAGGTGTTCGATCCGGACACAGTCTACTGA